GGGTAACCCCAGATAGATCTTCTCCTCGATCTCCTTCACCTCCTCCATTTTCAAATCGAAACTCAAAGTCTTCAGGGCGTTGAAGGACATCGCGATCATCTTGGATATGTACAGGTGGTGTTCGACGCTCGTGTAATTCACCGAGGATTTCGTCGACCACGCTTGTATCAGATTATTCAACAGTTCCAAAAAGTCGCGCCTGGAACTTACGCTCAGATAAACCACCAAATTTTTAATCAAGAAATCGTTCTCGGGTACCATGACGAACAGCGGGATCCTGGTGCAGAAGAAATACTTCCAATTCGGTTTTTGCAACAACTCTTTCCCCAATATCTTCGGAAAATTGTATTCCTCCGGATTTATCTGGGTCAATAAGGCTCTGCCCAGGATTTCTACCCCGGTTTTCTCCAAGTCCTCCAGTAGATACCGAATCGTCTTTTTGTAACTCGAATTTTTCGGTCCCAGTTTATTGGTGAGGATCGCCAAGATCAGCACGAATTCCCTCAGCGCGGCGTCCCTAGATTGATCGTTGAAACCGATCAGGATCTTGTTCAGGAACGTTGCGAAATTCTCGTAGGATATTCGCGATCTCTCGTTAACATCGACGTCCGACAGGAACTCGACGATCTTGACGACGTTGAAGAACAAGAATCCGACGTAATTTTTCGACAGGAAAAAATCGCCGACCTGTCCGTCCAAGGCGTTCGCCGTTCTGTTCGGGGCCGAAACCAACGCTGATACCACAGACTCCCAACGATTCCTCTCGTGGACCAGTTTTTCCTCTCTCACAAAGCCTCTTTTTATTATGTGACTCAGAGCTGTGGCAAAGACGCCTTCGCCTCTCAATAGACGTTCTAGAATCACGACCAGAGCTTCTCTCTGTTTCGGCTTTACCGTCTTGAGTTTCTCCAGGATCTCCATGAGGGACGTTTCGAAAAACTCCTCGTTTTCCACGACGAACAAGTCCAGTACCGGCCCGTATATTTTCCCGTCCATCACGGGGAAATTACCGTCGAATTTCGACACGAGATCTTCCAAGATCAAACCGTACAGATCTATAGGGTAATCGGGGCTCTCGTCGATCACCAAAATCTTCTGTACGGTCAGGGGACCCGGAAACACTTTCAACAGTCGCTCCAACACATCTAGCACGTTCCGTATATCGTTTTCTCTGGAGATTTTCTCGATTCTCTTCAGTTCCGTCAACGCCCACGAGAATTCCTTGTGGATCTCTCGAGTAAATCGGGTTCCTCCTCTATCGGCTTTTCCGTATTCGAGATCTGTAACGGGAAAGCTCCTATGAGTTTCCCCTGGCAAATTTTCTCCTTACGGGATCGTGGTATCTTTTCGATTCCTCAGATTCACTGGTCTATCAAACATTATGGTCAGAATCACAAACAGAAGCTCTGAACATAGAGATATTactatacaggttgagtcttcgaTCTGAACATACATAAATTTGTCAAAAGAAACGCCGTATAGCAATACTGAAATGTCAGTTGCGAAGATATTGAAATTAATacagatattattgaaaatgagtCATCTTTTCGCAACGTACGGACTACTACACTCCAAACATAAATTCAAATCATACTGTCAACTGTCAAACCCACAGAATTCGATGCTGTCAGCTGTCAAAACTGTTAGGTTATAAAAACTCACCGCTGTTGAGGAGGTTGTTGTTCTGCATCCCGGACTGCAGGTCGAGACCTCCGAAATCGCTGAGGAGGTCGTTGACGTCGCCGGCGGCCTTGGGGACGGACGGGGCTCCCGCGCCTTGCGCCATCAGGTTGGGCTGGGCGGGGAAGGAAGAGCCCATCAAGGGGGCGGCCGAGAAGAAGTTGGTTTGAGCCATGGACGGTTGTTGGGGGAGCGGCTGTACCAGCGGTTGGCCGAAAGGTTGAGACATGGATTGACCGATGGGTTGGCCGAGCGGCGAAACCATCGTCGGAACTGAAGAAGAataatttcgatgaaaatacGTTTTTTCGGAGTTTCTTTTCGCGTATTGCCGCACGTAAAACAGTCCATCTGGAGTAAAGTGAATACTCGGAAGCCGATCGGAAATATGGAGAAATAGCTTCAGAAATTAGAGATTTTGACATTTACCAGacgaaaatataaagaaatctTCGTTAATTGTCAGTTTAAcgaaaccatagacatagagaaacGGACTGAGCAATCCCTTTCCATTCTGTGCATGAAATACATAGAcatagtctctatgtctatgatgaAATACGATAAAAAAAAGTGACAGGGTGACATTTCCCTCTTTCTACAATTTTATGTTGGTATTCATAAAGTCCATTTCTCTATGCCTATTGTGACTATTATACTTGTTCTGTGGTCTAAGGACAAAActgacaaaagtgaggttagcgCCGATCAAGGACAGGGGTGGATAGTACCGATTTTATTCATCGATAGCGaatagaaatatttttggtctaaGTATTCATgagaaatatataaaatttcaatgacatTTACTTGTAGTGCAAACATTTTAAGAAATATTCCTGGCAATATTCGACTATAATCGGATTTGAAAAATAACCACAAACAAAGgatatcaaccttcaaaatatcGTACCTAATTtaccgaaaaatatttttgaacgcACATTATGCCATAACTTTTAAAAATTCCAACGTGATGTTGTAGATGTACGTAGttaaaaaaccaaaaaattcaGCTTTCGATAGGTAGCGGAACGATATTTCAAGCGTCACTTCTCGATGAACAAGAGAAATAGCCTACAATCggataaaattaaaaaagcGTTCCCAAGTTTCACTTTTAGTATATGTCCCAATCCATGAATGTTTTTCCCAACTGAAGTTTTCCTTTTTGACTAACATTGAACGGAAttcatccaaaaaattaatgaaaacggACAATTTTCGAACTTTCACATGTCATCAGAAGAAACCATAGAATTTACAGGGTTCAGCTAACTTCACGTCATACGATTAAGGCCGTGAAGGACAGCGCAGACATGGGCGTAACATTCGACTGGGCATTCACGATTGAAAATGCCGCATCTTTCAAGGTTTTTTCTCGATTCTAACGAATTCCATCGCATATCGGGAAAACGTCGACTCCTTCCGTCCAAACTTCAGATGGACCGGACTGTTTTACGTGTGCCCTCTCTTGTAAATCAAACTTTTCCGCTTACCTGTGGGGGAACTCATCGCATCGAAGGAAGTGAAATTATTGACCTGCATAAACTGCCCCAGATCCCCACCTTGAGCTGGAGTCGATGGAGTGGAAAAGGCCGATGTGAAATCGGCGAATTCCTCCGTGGAACCTTGACCAGAATTACCGCCGAAAGTACCTTCTAAATCCGCCAGATCCGATTTGACAGACGTCGTCGTCGTCTCTTCCGCCCTAGGGTTGAAATCGTCGTTGAACAGATCCTCAGTGGTGGAATTCTTGACAGTGATCGGACTCTGGACAGATTCCCTGCCGAAGTTAGCGGCGGCCCCTAAATCGACCTATAATCAGACAAATTTGGAATCCGAGCTCAAATCATTGAGGATTACATACCTTTTTTATCGGTTTGGCTGTTTTCTTTGGTGATGTAACTATTGAAGCAttgaaattcaaattaaccCTATTTTCTGATTTAGTCTGCGTGGTACCGTTATCGTTATCTGTGTATTTTTTGGGAGGCGTATGCCTCTGGTTCTGATTCTTTGTCGATTCCGTATCACTATCACCCCTACCTTCCGCTTCTTCATCATAAGTGTAATCCCTATAACTATTCGGGTATCCCGTAGTATCATCCCATTCCTTTTCACCGGAGTAATCTTCCTGAGATCTATTGTAAGAAGGCTTTTCCACCCAAGTTTCTTGAGATCCTAAGAAAACCATAATAGAATCTTTGGTAGGAGTCTACCACATGTTACCCACTTACCAAATCGCATTCCGAAAGTATCTGAGCTTATTCCAGTATatttatctttattttttttagcCTTTTTTCTCTCCTCCCTCAACCTGTCATCATCTTGTATAAAATCAATGAGTTCCTTCACTTTATGCCTGATATTCACTCCCTGGTCTTTTCCATTATCATCCATAAAAGTGTAGTTTTCTAATGATCTCAAATCATAAATATGTTCCCTAGCTGAAGTGACAACTCTCTCTGAACCATTTTTAACAAGATAATTCAATAGTAACAATGACTAGAAAAACAGAAAAgatcgataattcattcaatgcCTTGAAAAGAAAGGCTTTGGCAAGATTAAATGGATGAGTGCATAAAgaaccttcaaatatttgaaGTACCACACCTTATAGGTTCGCCTCCAGTTTTGTTTATTATCTTGTAGCATTCTCTTCCACAACATCGACATAACTTCGGGGAAATGCTCATAGGTAAATGTGGAATGAGCGAGTTCTTGCATAATTTGGCCAGTGGGGCCCCAAGCTTCATCGTTAGTTGCTTCTCTTACTTTGGCTTCAATTTCAGTGTAATTCATAACCACATTTGTACTGAAATTGAGATAAGGCAAACTAATAATCGGGAACCCATCGAATAATGGTGAAAAACTCTCAACAGAACTGCTAGATTCACAAATGAACCATctgttttgaaataaattttaagGATTTTACTCACACTTTGTCTGCAAGTTCACGCACTTTCCACATACTAAAAAAGTTCTCCATTTTAAAATAATGTTGCTTTTACATAAAATTATACACTGAAAACATTTGTTGGAAAAACTGGATTTTAGGATTAACAACAATTTTCCAATAGGTGACTTGGCCAGCTAGGAATTGCCTGCCATTTAAGAAAATGTTGCCAACATAAACTTCAACTTTGACATTTCAATTTTTAGGTTTATTTCAGCCGGAAACTCTTTTTTCTGAAatgtattcaaattttttttgcgaATATCTTAAGTAAAACTCAATTTTTGATTTCGATTCATTTCCTATTGTGAATATGATATTGCCAAGTCCatttaatttgaaaaagatttAAAACTTCTGTGAAAAATTTTCTCTATGCACCCAACCTATCGAACACGCCATTTTGAGTCATTTGTTATCACTTGCAGTTGAAGAATCGaatttgaatttgtaaaattagCATAACAGTTTCAGTGTTTATCTGTTTATTGTTAATTTGGTATATAGTTTAGGCTTTCCATTCTATTCTTCGATATGAGTGATAGAGAGGTCAGTGTATTCAAATACTAACACTTCTTCTGAAAAAACCGGCAGAGCCAACTTCATACCTATTTTAATATCGTttatatttgtaatttttggcATCAGTCGGGAGCCGCTtgttttcatataaaaatatcTTTAATTTTAGGGAAGTCGTTCGGCTGATCGTAAAGGCATGGCACGCGATCGCTCACCACACGCAAGGCGGGAAGAATCTCCAAGGAATCACAAGGCCAAGAGCTTTTCAAGGTAAGTTTCAAATCCTGAAATATGAATACGAGTGTTTCGAATTGTATGAAGATGAACTACAGTAAGTATCTGGTGTTTATCATGCAGTAAGATAGAGCCGTAGCAGAAATCCATCTCCTAACCTAAAAGTGTCAGATATGTTCAAAAGTTCTCACAGTTTCCATTTCCAAAGATATTTTGGTTTGAAAACGAGTCCATTGAAATACAGATCCATCGTCAGCAGGTGAAATTGAAGCCACTTCCTATAATTTTATTGTACTTGGTACAGGGTGGCACCAATCTTGAATCAATACAGGACTTTGTATGTATTGTGGATTATACGGATACTATTGGAGTCATTCAGTAGGTTTTCACACTTCCATACATAAGCTCTTAGTTTTTCGTAAATATGAGGAAAGTGATATGAATTGCTAAAAGAATCTTTAATTGAACTGAGTTTCTTCCTTTTAGGAGTCCTAGCCGTGGTGGTAAAGTCTATAGGGAAGAAGATAGAGAACGAGAAAGACGTCGTGATAGCAAAGGGGAAAGAAGATACAGGTAAATCAagatataataaataaaattttgaagtaaTGAGAAAATTATTACCTTGATTGTTGATTTTTTAGATCACGAAGCAGATCTCATTCATCAAAAAGATACAAAACTTCCAAATACTCCAGAAGTAGATCAAGGTCTGGAGGTTACAGGGGACGAAGTCATTCTCGCAGTCCCATGTCAAGCCGTAGACGTCACACAGGAACTAGAGACAACCCAAAACCTTCCCGTTGTCTTGGAGT
Above is a window of Coccinella septempunctata chromosome 5, icCocSept1.1, whole genome shotgun sequence DNA encoding:
- the LOC123313743 gene encoding telomere length regulation protein TEL2 homolog: MENFFSMWKVRELADKVTNVVMNYTEIEAKVREATNDEAWGPTGQIMQELAHSTFTYEHFPEVMSMLWKRMLQDNKQNWRRTYKSLLLLNYLVKNGSERVVTSAREHIYDLRSLENYTFMDDNGKDQGVNIRHKVKELIDFIQDDDRLREERKKAKKNKDKYTGISSDTFGMRFGSQETWVEKPSYNRSQEDYSGEKEWDDTTGYPNSYRDYTYDEEAEGRGDSDTESTKNQNQRHTPPKKYTDNDNGTTQTKSENRVNLNFNASIVTSPKKTAKPIKKVDLGAAANFGRESVQSPITVKNSTTEDLFNDDFNPRAEETTTTSVKSDLADLEGTFGGNSGQGSTEEFADFTSAFSTPSTPAQGGDLGQFMQVNNFTSFDAMSSPTVPTMVSPLGQPIGQSMSQPFGQPLVQPLPQQPSMAQTNFFSAAPLMGSSFPAQPNLMAQGAGAPSVPKAAGDVNDLLSDFGGLDLQSGMQNNNLLNSDLEYGKADRGGTRFTREIHKEFSWALTELKRIEKISRENDIRNVLDVLERLLKVFPGPLTVQKILVIDESPDYPIDLYGLILEDLVSKFDGNFPVMDGKIYGPVLDLFVVENEEFFETSLMEILEKLKTVKPKQREALVVILERLLRGEGVFATALSHIIKRGFVREEKLVHERNRWESVVSALVSAPNRTANALDGQVGDFFLSKNYVGFLFFNVVKIVEFLSDVDVNERSRISYENFATFLNKILIGFNDQSRDAALREFVLILAILTNKLGPKNSSYKKTIRYLLEDLEKTGVEILGRALLTQINPEEYNFPKILGKELLQKPNWKYFFCTRIPLFVMVPENDFLIKNLVVYLSVSSRRDFLELLNNLIQAWSTKSSVNYTSVEHHLYISKMIAMSFNALKTLSFDLKMEEVKEIEEKIYLGLPVHLECSMEVLRAIGMKTGEIMLNVLSRDIKEDGEVELKFEYDNFKEETMKIVKDLTNLAEVKMDVYYNGSKKIGDVEGHIEKLIVRNVVKNPVYIPPERKFRAAKVADNELVAPTLKNTTGYKVTILNGAPELDSDDDLEPYDTSNDVEVPEKNPPTYLRDLRDGLLETQDPDVFNLSLESCEKIVQTQLPDDDPSIGLEILQISLTLEPRFYNENFEKLVFRNCVAVTCVYPAIYAEYLCREFHAKIGTYSMCHRILMLNVLAEAARNLSSLKNESKVEQVIKKSKKDKTKLEEAQEVIKKRLESKTRYFGSLRHRKIENANIFSDCAGYFFFPLIYGFNGNKLLCENPLNDGDFVVLTTFLQTLGSIVCSSQNCPILPKMAAEALKLAWYLKGHKEPKVRIMSISLIAAVLINVPKHTLMTDFLDQVLKIKLWLFDVLSFNVNVGEPNGECRTVASSCASLLDSVIRVDVEDEVHD